A part of Helicobacter himalayensis genomic DNA contains:
- a CDS encoding Bax inhibitor-1 family protein: MALYDRDYTNANVASMAQAQESALVNFVKTTYKFFGASLLIATIGALVGFMYFEAVMQYRMLIFIAEFAALFGLMFSRSKPGLNIAMLFIFTFLTGLAITPLLGIVIAKNGAGAVVSAFGMTTIIFGVMSIFGVKTKKDLANMGKMLFISLIVVLVCSIVNIFLGNPMFQTLIAGAVAILFSVYVAYDTQNIIRGLYSSPVDAAIALYLDFYNIFVSLLQLFGIFGSRD, encoded by the coding sequence ATGGCACTTTATGATAGAGATTACACAAATGCAAATGTCGCTTCTATGGCTCAAGCACAAGAAAGCGCGTTGGTAAATTTTGTAAAAACTACTTATAAATTTTTTGGTGCAAGTTTGCTGATTGCTACAATTGGTGCGCTTGTAGGATTTATGTATTTTGAAGCAGTAATGCAATATCGTATGCTTATTTTTATTGCAGAGTTTGCAGCACTTTTTGGGCTTATGTTTTCACGTAGTAAGCCCGGGCTTAATATCGCGATGCTTTTTATCTTTACATTCCTTACAGGGCTTGCGATTACGCCACTTTTGGGAATCGTAATTGCGAAAAATGGTGCTGGTGCGGTGGTTTCAGCTTTTGGTATGACGACAATTATTTTTGGTGTGATGAGTATCTTTGGTGTAAAAACTAAAAAAGATCTCGCAAATATGGGTAAAATGCTCTTTATTTCGCTTATCGTGGTACTTGTATGTTCGATTGTGAATATCTTTTTGGGTAATCCAATGTTTCAAACACTCATCGCTGGTGCAGTGGCAATACTTTTTAGTGTGTATGTAGCCTATGATACGCAAAATATTATTCGTGGGCTTTATAGCAGTCCGGTAGATGCGGCTATCGCGCTTTATTTGGATTTTTACAATATCTTTGTAAGCCTTTTGCAACTTTTTGGAATCTTTGGTAGCAGAGATTAA